From the genome of Seriola aureovittata isolate HTS-2021-v1 ecotype China chromosome 18, ASM2101889v1, whole genome shotgun sequence:
GGCCACTAAGGTAAAGCTCATTACATGTTAACAACACTGCTGATGCAGAGTCATAGTGTGAGGTGGACACCATGTGACCGGTTCTGTTGATGTGTGCAGCGTAAGCACCAGGAGATCCGGGCCATGCGCAGCCAGCTGAAGAAGATTGAAGACCTGGGAGCAGCTATGGAGGAGGCATTGATCTTAGACAACAAGTacacagagcacagcacagTGGGCCTGGCCCAGCAGTGGGACCAACTGGACCAACTGGGAATGAGGATGCAGCATAACCTGGAGCAGCAGATACAGGCCAGGTACACACTGACAGTGTGGAAGtcaaacacagtgagaaaagCTGTGAGGAGTTTCAGCTCATGatgctctctgtgtttcaggaaCACCACTGGAGTGACGGAGGAGGCTCTGAAGGAGTTCAGCATGATGTTCAAGTGAGTGACATTGACCTGCCTCCATCATGATGTGTTCCTGTGTCTGATCAGAGTCACAGCCTCACGCTCTCCTGCTTTTTCACAGGCACTTCGACAAGGAGAAGTCTGGTCGTCTGAACCACCAGGAGTTCAAGTCGTGTCTGCGCTCGTTAGGCTACGACCTGCCcatggtggaggagggagaaccTGATCCTGAGTTCGAGGCCATACTCGACACGGTGGATCCCAACAGGTCTGTGTATGGAACAGTGTGGCTGTTTGTAGTTTACATACTGTTGAATTTGCTGCCTAACtgtgaggaatgtgtgtgtgcgcagggaTGGCAACGTGTCGCTGCAGGAGTACATGGCGTTCATGATCAGCCGTGAGACAGAGAACGTCAAGTCCAGTGAGGAGATAGAGAGCGCGTTCCGAGCTCTGAGCACCGAAAACAAACCCTACGTGACTAAAGAAGAGCTCTACCAGGTCAGACCAGTTCTCGGCTCTGTGGATGTGGTTTCAGGGTCTGATCTTCATGGAGGTCTAActttccccctcttcctttcAGAACCTGACCAAGGAGCAGGCGGACTACTGTCTCTCACACATGAAGCCCTACCTCGACAGCAAGGGCCGCGAGCTGCCGTCAGCCTTCGACTTTGTCGAATTCACCCGCTCGCTCTTCGTCAACTGATCCCCTGCCCCCCAGTGACCAATCGGGACGCGTTTTCCCTCACACACTTCAACACGAACACACGGCTGAAACTGCATGACTGTGGCACCAGAAAACTCACTAATAACAACTGTCTGTTCTATTTATCTCGCTCTACCTTAACTTTGTGCTTCTCACAATAGCATAGTGGATCTGTCTGCATTTGAATGTGATTGTTTTAGCTGTTTTAGCTTGTGCTTTCGATGAATTTAAGAACCTAATAGTAACAATAATGTTGTACCAACACCTGAACAACTGCAGTGTGCTTTAATAAACGCTACTGGTTAGAACTGGAAACCTCTTCTCACTCCTTTTTATTACACTTCCACACTgagttttcagtcttttttttaattacaaaaacattttttacattttttttttacaaaacacagTTGATATAAACAGAGGATGAAACAGTCCTTTGATGTCCCAGGTCATGTGTCTCATTCTGCCACCTGATTGGCTATCTGCTCCAGCTGGCTGCTCTCTCTGGGGCTTTGCTCGGTCAGATCTGCACTCAGCTGCCAAACACCAACCGTCCCGTCTGTGTTTCCCACCGCCAACAGATGTGTGCTCTGACAGTTGAAGGCCAAACAAGTAGCAGCTTGTCCCGCAGCTCCCTGCTCTATGGTGGCGACTGGCCTCAGGGACCTGCGGCCCAGGTCGAATATCTGCACCTCACCTGGGAGAGAGACACGCAGTGAGAGGATGCAtctaaagattttttttttttttttttttttagcatcgATTCCAGTTTCATCTACGTTTGTAGATCTGATCTGGTTCTGATGTGTAAATGAACTATGAAAAAGAAGCACATCATTCAGACAGGTTTGATGTTGCACCTTGTCCTGTGGCTGCAGCAAAGACCAGCGGTCTGGTTGGAGACCACTGCACCTGGAACACGTAGGAGTCTGAGACCCTGAGAGACAGAAGCGGGTTGTCCTGCAGCATAGAGTGGAGGTGGGCCAGACCGTCAGTCCCTGCACTCACAAACAAGTTcctacagaaaacacaagtcaAAGTCACCACTGGTCCACCTGTAGAACAACTGCTGACATGTGTCTGGTGGGTGTGGAGCTGTCACCTGTGGAAAGGGGAGCAGTGGATGGAGTGGACGGGGCCGCTGTGAGACCTGAAGGAGAAGACCGCCGGAGCTCTCAGGGTCACACTCTGACcctcagaggaaacagcagcCGGCGTCTTGGAGGAGAAGGAACACCTGAGCAGCAGGCCGCCCTCAGAGCCCACCAGGAAGGTGTCAGGGTCCCATGGAGACAGGGCCAGAGAGGTGACGCCCACAGTACTGCTGCCTCGGGTCTGTGgacaacacacacctgtcagtgtCCCAGCTCCACGTTCACTCTAAACAGATTATTACTGTCATgttgaaaagtgacaaaataaattcTGCAGACttaaaaatgcttcatttttgattgtcccacaatgcactgcacaaaggaaaaggagggaaaacaatACTAGTTGTGGTGAAACACCTCataagacaaaaataataaccattaaatactgtatattgttcATTGTTTGGTAAAATGTCTTCAGGAGCTGAACAGCCTTGCTTTTAGAAAACATCCATCAAATGTCACTGTTCACCTGATGAGCATTTACAGAAGCAATAATAAACACTGATGTACCTGGCAGGTAAACTTCAGACTAAACCTACTTCTCTAATACACAGAGAGCGAAGGAGAAAAAGTTGTAGGTTTAGAAAACAAATTCTCACAGACGCTGAAACCTCAGGTAACTTCAGCTCTGTaaggctaaatgctaacatcagcatgctaacatgtagATGCTAAGAAGGTACAACGTTTACCATATTCACTATCTTGggttaacatgttagcatgcaatCAGTTtctaattagcattaaacacaaagtaaaacagaGGCTGATAGGAATGATGTTTGTTTAAACCAAAGTAAAGGGATCAAATTATTTACCTGTGACATGAGTGTTCCTGTTTCCACCTGGGGCCTTCATTTTTAAGTCCTGATGCAGTTCAGAGacttgtgcttttattttgacaatcTGGCCCACAATAAGCCGTTTGGACTCTTATTTTCAAAGATCAGCCGTCTTATGATTTCTCAGTCATGGAAGGCTCTAGgagctgcacaaacaacctGGGAGGAGGGGTCATGACTGCCATGACCGACTCGTCGCTCACAACatttctacccccccccccccccccccccccccccacatgaAAACCTTCAAGTGTCAAACTTCAGGTGAGCTGATGGAGCAGACCTGCTGCACAGGCCTCGCACTAAGTCAGTGTGGACGCACAGTTTAAATATTCTGAAACTAAACACAGTGATTCTTCATCTGTgatgtctctgctctctggcaGTGTAGAGGAACAGCTCCATCCTGAGACTCACcttgaggctgctgctgctgtgaggaaCCTGCTGTCGCACTAAGGCGTAGGCTGCATTCAGGACAAAGCTGCCCTGCTGCGAGTCCAGTGCCCACAGCAGTACCCTTCCTCCTGAACCTGCACTCAGCACCCCAAACTCCCCTTTCTTCTGCAGGGCGACCCAGGTGACCTGTgtgtacgtacacacacacacacacacacacacacacacacacacacacacacacacacacacaccacacacacacacacacacacacacacacacacacaggacatgtCTTTTAATCCACCAATCAGATCAAAATGCTTCATATACTCACAGTCATTAACAGACACCATCATTTTTAAAGATCTTGTGACACTGAACCTCCTATGACCTAAACCTGTCATCAATCATCAGGATCAGACTGTATCCACTCACCTGGTAAACAGGTTCCCTGTGGCTGTCTGCTGACATCCCAGTCAAGGCCAGCACAGGGTCCTGAGTCCGACTGGTGTCCCAGACCACCACCTCTCCACTGTATAgaccccctacacacacacacacacacacacacacacacacacacacacacacacacacacacacacacacacacacacacacacacacacacacacacacacacacaccccacatcGTTTACACTGAGCTCTACTCAAACAGTGAAACCATGTAGGAGTAATACAACAACACTTCTCAATGTAACTGTTTTGCATAATCTCTTTTCTAACTTGCACTTATGAGCGTATAATGTCACCATGTATCTAAATGCTTTAAATATACACTTTGGACGCTGTTTATATAAACATGTCTGCTTGTTTATGTGAATACATATctgaatgtatatttaaatcactgaaattTAATATCTCTGCTATTAACATTGctttttgttattcattttatttttctctgctcaGGTCTCACTAGTAAATGAGATGTTGATCTTAATGTGACTTCCAGATTAAATCAagtgtaaatataaatcaaataaaatcctACCATCATTAACAGGATCATTTTAGATCAggaaaacagaatttaaacCTAGATAAGTTAAACCACCGTTGGAGAACAGGTCTCAGGTCTTGGTAAATCCAGGATATCTGGTGATGCATATCCTCAGGTCGACAGATACAAACCTCACGTTTAGATGAGATATTTGTATTTGAGTTGACCTTGAGTTCTCAGTTTGTTATCAGTAGTTATCAGCTGATGGTGTGAGAGCACAGACTGACAGTGTACCTGCGATGAGGGCGGGCTGCTCGGGGTGACAGCACAGAGCAGTGACTGCGGTGGGAACATCTATGACCAGATCAGCTTGTTTGGGGCTCAGGCCTCGACGGTCCAGATTCCACGTACACACATATGACTTCTCAGTGCTCCAGTACCCATCATCAATCCTgcccaaacaaaacacacacacacacacacacacacacacacacacacacacacacacacacacacacaacacacacacacacacacacacacacacacacacacacacacacacacacacacaccacatgacGAATATACAAGAGCCTTTTCTTATTCATGTTTTAagtgcttcaaaaaaaaaagacaatgacGAGATGAAACATCCAGGAACTTCCTCAATGAGTGTCAGGTTTAAAAACTAACATACCGACCATATGCACAGGCAATGACTGAACCTGTACAACTCCAGGACACCGTCGTCACATGAAGACCTCTCTCCTGAGCGATGGGATGTTGAAGACGATGGAGGCATGAAACCTGCAAACATGGAGGGAAAGCCTTACGCACAATACTCTCTCCATAAGAAAAGGAGCTGCTTCCTGATTCGTCGGTCCTTCTTACCAGCTGACTGTGATCGCCCCAGTTCACCTGGAACCCATCGAAGGCGTGACTCCTGGCATTTTTGACCAGCTCTGTGATGACCACTTCCTCAACCCGCTGCAGGAAGTCCTTCAGACCAGGTGGTTCTGGCTCGTCGTGGTTttgctggaggagctgctccGTTTGCTGGTCCTGTGGCTCCGTCTGGGTACAGCTGACGGTGGTGGACACAGTCTGGACCTGTGCCTCAGTACTGTGCACCGCTCTGGTCTGACAGCCTCTCTGCAACCCCATCAAGTAAAGGCCCATTTACTGAAGGGTGCACATTAAACTCAGAGCAAGTGCAATCACAAGTTTGAATTACACAATTAATTCCACTTAGGTAGGTGcaaaaatgatgatgtatgTTAAAGTGgtcacatatttaatttataaaaaaatgtaaagctAACTTTGGGTGAGTGTATACAAtagtctttgtttgtttgaacatGTTAAACCTAATGCATTCAGCATATTCAAGTGGTTTTGGTCTAAAGATACAAGCTTCTCTCTTCATGAAATCTCATCCCTGATGTCTCATGCAAGTGTAAAGTTACTTGCTATTGCTTAATCAATCAGGAGAGGCAAATCAGGCAAATGTTTTGGGCCTCCAAGGGGAAAAGAGGCCCCCaatggcccctcatattggcacattttacAATGACAACTAAACACCTTAAACTtcccataaagacactatacagtgcactgctgtaGCCGCAACCCCCCATCTACCTGTTGCCTGCaagtgaggcgtttaggggaaatctgtaaattgtagcatctgcCAGTAGTCTGCATGTAAGGGGGCTTTAATGGGCGTCTTTGCCTGGGGTCTCACAGAGTCTAGCATCGCCACTGCGCTTGATCTTGTGGTTGGTTACATTTCCTATCAACACCAGCTGAAGTTAGCTTCTGACAGCTAGCTAACTACTGTGTTTACAATGTCGTTTGTCtaattcatttgaaatatttcgGAGTATACTGTCACTCATGCTAACAGAGCACCGAGCTGCTGCTCTAACGTACCGACTCCCGCTCAGACTGCTGGGATTCCCTCCACAGTGACCGGACACTCACTGAGTCCAGGGCCTCGTCTGTAAACATGCTAATGAAACAGGTTTAGAGAAACAGCCGTATTTAATGAATTAACGTTAAGTGGCTAAGCTAATTAACATTAGGCCCAAGTGGCTAAACTAAATACACTAAAACAATGACTTCTGAATGCTAAAAGGTCTTAGGTTTCCTCGCTGCATGGTACTTTTCACATCTACAGTGTCGTTTGCTGTCTTCCCAGCACCTAGACGACGGAGCCATTTTCTATAAAGATCGCGTTTCCATGGTTACGAACAGGATATCCGGTCTAGTGATGGCTCGCCTTCACTTCCGCTTCTTCTCCAGGATAAAAGTCCCAGGTGGACGCATTTACGCTGTTTAAAATGATACAATGAAACACAGTTAACAATGAAAAGTAACCCCACACATGAAAAGTTTCCACTATGTTTTACAAACTGTAGCTGATTATAttctatattctatatataATTTGTTCCGACCAAATAAttttgattggacgagaggcattccatgagttgctgatatagagtacaacagcactgggacttttaactacatgtatcactccgcttcacaggtgttctattaaccgttaatcagCGTTGCATTAACGGTTGTTAACAAACTTTACAAAGATTAATATATTTCCggaaataacattttaatttaatgacgTATGGTCGCCAGAAGAGGGTGAAGGGGAGAAGCCAGTCCAGTTGCAGAACTATTTGTGGCGttgcaaaataaatgattttttttaatttaagataaacacaaagcttgtgctacagaaaatggaccagactcagtgaatagctccctaagcttaacatgtcctatgataactattaatttagctgtacagactaatgagcagtgatagcTAACATGactttggggtcatcaggtgggaacctcctttcactagtgtttcgtctagttggtcccacaacacctccaggaggctagacagtgatcactggcgtcccagagtcactcccctaatgccagccatcactgctcctcacaccaccattttctttatcttgcctatgctaccacaaacaacaccatcatcaactctgacaaaacacactagcagattcagcaaacaaactcccctaaacagttggagaaagtggcggccattttgaaggaggcagagtcaaggagagaagcctgtttgagctaaactctcccccgccggattaggctgtgctcttgcccccccaccctccaagacaatgagggatgtagagtcagggagaggggcctttttaggctggctctcccccgccggattaggctgtgctctacacccCTCATACTctaacaccacaccatgcaactcacctaaaacaaacaaactcacctaagcagccacagacacactacaaaccaattcaccaaatgaaataaacaaacaactcaTAATTTATTGTTGCCTATTTCAATAATGTGGCGCTCGTAAAAATGTTGCTGCCTCGTACTTATGACCGcatcacagccgtgctgatattcagcacatcactccctctcgtgtgatattgcttaaataaTGTCGATAAAATACTTTGCACTTCCTGACTCGTCTGCCCTGACGATTCTTTTGTTCCGTTGCCTGGCAACAGTGatcatgttttacattatttgGTGTAACCGATGCAGCCATCATGTTGTAGTTGAAAAGTGTAACGGACTATTTTACTTGAATAGCCTCATCTCTTGTAGGTGTAAGAGCTCCATGACTCTGAGAACCCAGACCCACCTCATTAGTGTCATCAGTGCACGTCTACCTTTAAGCGTGTCTGTGATGTGACCGTGAAGGTCTGAACCGGTCCTTGTGCATTAACAATTATAAACCCATCGCACACAAAGTAGTGAGAAAGCCAGAGGACTTCCAGCTGAGTGACCGCAGCTCTACGACCCTTTATGTGACATGTCTGCCCCCTGTTGGTGGGAGAACTATATCAtagatgtttgtttattttaatatgaGGTTTAAGTTTATAGTAATGACCTGTTGTAACAGGACCTGTGAATAAACATCCTCAGTTCCTTATATAATGTGACACTCACAATCACCTGCGCAGCTAATTCCTATCCTATCAACACTCACTATGCAGCTCTTCTTCCACTGTATGTCACTTAAATTAGTCCAATAATTGACCTGTGAGGACCTCAGGGTGGACTAAAGCCTTCATTGTCAGTTATCTATTACTATAATGTTTCCTTAATTGCCTTCATCTTTGTGACTCAAGTATTAGTTCTGTACTCCATGTTTTGTGTTGACAGActcaagctgctgctgtgtactATATATGATATACAAACACAGCTTGTGCGTTTTTTAAACCATTGAATGCCACATGGGAAACATTCAAAG
Proteins encoded in this window:
- the dync2i2 gene encoding WD repeat-containing protein 34, giving the protein MAPSSSMFTDEALDSVSVRSLWRESQQSERESRGCQTRAVHSTEAQVQTVSTTVSCTQTEPQDQQTEQLLQQNHDEPEPPGLKDFLQRVEEVVITELVKNARSHAFDGFQVNWGDHSQLVSCLHRLQHPIAQERGLHVTTVSWSCTGSVIACAYGRIDDGYWSTEKSYVCTWNLDRRGLSPKQADLVIDVPTAVTALCCHPEQPALIAGGLYSGEVVVWDTSRTQDPVLALTGMSADSHREPVYQVTWVALQKKGEFGVLSAGSGGRVLLWALDSQQGSFVLNAAYALVRQQVPHSSSSLKTRGSSTVGVTSLALSPWDPDTFLVGSEGGLLLRCSFSSKTPAAVSSEGQSVTLRAPAVFSFRSHSGPVHSIHCSPFHRNLFVSAGTDGLAHLHSMLQDNPLLSLRVSDSYVFQVQWSPTRPLVFAAATGQGEVQIFDLGRRSLRPVATIEQGAAGQAATCLAFNCQSTHLLAVGNTDGTVGVWQLSADLTEQSPRESSQLEQIANQVAE